The following proteins come from a genomic window of Streptomyces sp. NBC_00539:
- a CDS encoding metal ABC transporter substrate-binding protein, which translates to MNVRRLIPTAALAGAVALAATALTACSGAGASGAAEDGRLDVMASFYPLQYLAEQIGKDHVQVTSLTKPGVEPHDLEITPKQTARLTESDVVLYLKNLQPAVDKAVAQAGVKNTVDAATLTKLEQHAASGHHDHATEGEEEGHAHGEAGADPHVWLDPHKYAEIAKGVGAALEKADPAHAAEYKKNTDDLLARLTALDTEYKNGLGGTASKTFITTHAAFGYLAERYGLDQEGISGVDPESEPSPARMKDLQAVAKKDNVSTVFFETLASDKTAKTLAADTGLKTDVLDPLEGITDKSQGADYFEVMRSNLKNLQKALGTK; encoded by the coding sequence ATGAACGTACGACGCCTCATACCCACGGCCGCCCTCGCCGGAGCCGTGGCCCTCGCCGCGACGGCCCTCACCGCCTGTTCCGGCGCCGGTGCCTCCGGAGCCGCCGAGGACGGCAGGCTCGACGTGATGGCGTCGTTCTACCCGCTGCAGTACCTCGCCGAACAGATCGGCAAGGACCACGTGCAGGTCACCAGCCTGACCAAGCCGGGCGTCGAACCGCACGACCTGGAGATCACCCCCAAGCAGACCGCCCGGCTCACCGAGTCCGATGTCGTGCTCTACCTCAAGAACCTCCAGCCCGCCGTCGACAAGGCGGTGGCCCAGGCCGGCGTGAAGAACACCGTCGACGCCGCCACCCTCACCAAGCTGGAGCAGCACGCCGCCTCCGGCCACCACGACCACGCGACCGAGGGCGAAGAGGAGGGTCACGCGCACGGCGAGGCCGGCGCGGACCCCCACGTCTGGCTCGACCCCCACAAGTACGCGGAGATCGCCAAGGGTGTCGGCGCCGCCCTGGAGAAGGCCGATCCCGCCCACGCGGCCGAGTACAAGAAGAACACCGACGACCTGCTGGCCAGGCTGACCGCCCTGGACACCGAGTACAAGAACGGCCTGGGCGGCACCGCCTCCAAGACCTTCATCACCACCCACGCCGCCTTCGGCTACCTCGCCGAGCGCTACGGCCTGGACCAGGAGGGCATCTCCGGCGTCGACCCCGAGTCCGAGCCCAGCCCGGCCCGGATGAAGGACCTCCAGGCCGTCGCGAAGAAGGACAATGTGTCCACCGTGTTCTTCGAGACGCTGGCCAGCGACAAGACCGCCAAGACCCTCGCCGCCGACACGGGCCTCAAGACCGACGTCCTCGATCCCCTCGAGGGGATCACCGACAAGTCCCAGGGCGCCGACTACTTCGAGGTCATGCGGTCCAACCTCAAGAACCTGCAGAAGGCGCTCGGCACCAAGTGA
- the leuA gene encoding 2-isopropylmalate synthase, with amino-acid sequence MSQHTFAGRPTPITNATHMQKPSGMPVHKYGFYEQVDIPDRTWPNARVTKAPRWLSTDLRDGNQSLIDPMTPARKREMFDLLVRMGYKEIEVGFPSSGETDFAFVRSIIEEGAIPDDVTISVLTQAREDLIERTVESLVGAKRATVHLYNATAPTFRRVVFRGSKEQIKQIAVDGTRLVMEYAEKLLGPETTFGYQYSPEIFTDTELDFALEVCEAVCDVWQPAEGREIILNLPATVERSTPSTHADRFEWMARNLTRREHICISVHPHNDRGTAVAAAELALMAGADRIEGCLFGQGERTGNVDLITLGMNLFSQGIDPQIDFSQIDEIRRTSEYCNQMEVHPRHPYAGDLVYTAFSGSHQDAIKKGFDAMEADAAAAGKTVDEIEWAVPYLPIDPKDVGRSYEAVIRVNSQSGKGGIAYVLKNDHKLDLPRRMQIEFSRIIQAKTDAEGGEVTPKAIWSVFQDEYLPNPENPWGRIQLRSGSTATDKDGTDTLTVEAVVDGAETVLTGTGNGPISAFFDALAGIGIDARLLDYTEHTMSEGASAVAASYIECAIDGRVLWGIGIDANTTRASLKAVISAVNRAGR; translated from the coding sequence ATGAGTCAGCACACTTTCGCAGGTCGCCCCACGCCCATCACGAACGCGACCCACATGCAGAAGCCCTCCGGGATGCCCGTCCACAAGTACGGCTTCTACGAGCAGGTCGACATCCCGGACCGCACCTGGCCGAACGCCCGCGTCACCAAGGCCCCCCGCTGGCTGTCCACCGACCTGCGCGACGGCAACCAGTCGCTGATCGACCCGATGACCCCCGCCCGCAAGCGCGAGATGTTCGACCTGCTGGTGCGCATGGGCTACAAGGAGATCGAGGTCGGCTTCCCCTCCTCCGGTGAAACGGACTTCGCCTTCGTCCGCTCCATCATCGAAGAGGGCGCGATCCCGGACGACGTCACCATCTCCGTACTGACCCAGGCCCGCGAGGACCTGATCGAGCGGACCGTGGAGTCGCTGGTCGGCGCCAAGCGCGCCACCGTGCACCTGTACAACGCGACCGCCCCGACCTTCCGCCGGGTCGTCTTCCGCGGCTCCAAGGAGCAGATCAAGCAGATCGCCGTCGACGGCACCCGCCTGGTCATGGAGTACGCGGAGAAGCTGCTGGGCCCGGAGACCACCTTCGGCTACCAGTACAGCCCGGAGATCTTCACCGACACCGAGCTGGACTTCGCCCTGGAGGTCTGCGAGGCCGTCTGTGACGTCTGGCAGCCGGCCGAGGGCCGCGAGATCATCCTGAACCTGCCCGCCACCGTGGAGCGTTCCACGCCCTCCACCCACGCGGACCGCTTCGAGTGGATGGCCCGCAACCTGACCCGCCGCGAGCACATCTGCATCTCCGTCCACCCCCACAACGACCGCGGCACCGCCGTGGCGGCCGCCGAGCTGGCCCTGATGGCCGGCGCCGACCGCATCGAGGGCTGCCTGTTCGGGCAGGGCGAGCGCACCGGCAACGTCGACCTGATCACCCTGGGCATGAACCTGTTCTCCCAGGGCATCGACCCGCAGATCGACTTCTCGCAGATCGACGAGATCCGCCGCACCAGCGAGTACTGCAACCAGATGGAGGTCCACCCGCGCCACCCCTACGCGGGCGACCTGGTCTACACCGCCTTCTCCGGCTCCCACCAGGACGCCATCAAGAAGGGCTTCGACGCGATGGAGGCCGACGCGGCCGCCGCCGGCAAGACCGTGGACGAGATCGAGTGGGCCGTGCCGTACCTGCCCATCGACCCGAAGGACGTGGGCCGCTCCTACGAGGCCGTCATCCGGGTCAACTCCCAGTCCGGCAAGGGCGGCATCGCCTACGTCCTCAAGAACGACCACAAGCTGGACCTGCCGCGCCGCATGCAGATCGAGTTCTCGCGGATCATCCAGGCCAAGACCGACGCCGAGGGCGGCGAGGTCACGCCGAAGGCGATCTGGTCGGTCTTCCAGGACGAGTACCTGCCCAACCCCGAGAACCCGTGGGGCCGCATCCAGCTGCGCTCCGGCTCGACGGCAACGGACAAGGACGGCACCGACACGCTGACCGTCGAGGCGGTCGTGGACGGGGCCGAGACCGTCCTGACCGGCACCGGCAACGGTCCGATCTCGGCCTTCTTCGACGCGCTGGCCGGCATCGGCATCGACGCCCGCCTGCTGGACTACACCGAGCACACGATGAGCGAGGGCGCCTCCGCCGTGGCCGCCTCGTACATCGAGTGCGCGATCGACGGCCGCGTCCTGTGGGGCATCGGCATCGACGCCAACACCACCCGCGCCTCCCTGAAGGCGGTCATCTCCGCCGTCAACCGCGCGGGCCGCTGA
- the recO gene encoding DNA repair protein RecO — MSLFRDDGIVLRTQKLGEADRIITLLTRGHGRVRAVARGVRRTKSKFGARLEPFSHADVQFFARGSDLVGRSLPLCTQTEIIAPYGNGIVTDYARYTAGTAMLETAERFTENEGEPAVQQYLLLVGALRTLSRGEHEPHLILDAFLLRSLAVNGYAPSFEDCAKCGIHGPNRHFSVAAGGVICGDCRVPGSVVPSSEAIALLSALLTGDWGHADACEARHVREGSGLVSAYLHWHLERGLRSLRYVEK; from the coding sequence ATGAGTCTGTTCCGCGACGACGGCATCGTGCTGCGCACCCAGAAGCTGGGTGAGGCGGACCGCATCATCACGCTCCTCACCCGGGGCCACGGCCGGGTGCGGGCCGTCGCCCGCGGGGTACGGCGCACGAAGTCCAAGTTCGGCGCCCGGCTGGAACCTTTCTCCCACGCCGACGTGCAGTTCTTCGCGCGCGGCAGCGACCTCGTCGGCCGCAGCCTGCCCCTGTGCACCCAGACCGAGATCATCGCCCCGTACGGCAACGGCATCGTCACCGACTACGCCCGCTACACCGCCGGCACCGCGATGCTGGAGACCGCCGAACGCTTCACCGAGAACGAGGGCGAACCGGCCGTCCAGCAGTACCTGCTGCTCGTCGGCGCCCTGCGCACGCTCTCGCGCGGTGAACACGAGCCGCACCTCATCCTGGACGCCTTCCTGCTGCGCTCGCTGGCCGTCAACGGCTACGCGCCGAGCTTCGAGGACTGCGCGAAGTGCGGCATCCACGGCCCCAACCGGCACTTCTCCGTCGCCGCGGGCGGGGTCATATGCGGCGACTGCCGGGTGCCGGGCAGCGTCGTACCCTCGTCGGAGGCCATCGCCCTGCTCAGCGCGCTGCTGACGGGCGACTGGGGTCACGCGGACGCCTGCGAGGCGCGTCACGTGCGGGAGGGCAGCGGGCTGGTCTCGGCCTATTTGCACTGGCATCTGGAGCGCGGGCTACGCTCCCTGCGATACGTCGAGAAATAG
- a CDS encoding TerB family tellurite resistance protein has product MLPVRGGDGRKLTVWGIRTTWSTVADGEFFCPGCGGDRNYRRRTGRRRFAVLGVPLLPRGSAGPVVECQACKERFGTDVLDHLTTTRFSAMLRDAVHTVTLAVLAAGGTTSRSALEAAVAAVRGAGFQDCTQEQLEAVVDALATDEGRLGLYDGPECCGAALSIELHEALEPLAPHLAGPGRASLLLQGARIALADGPYIPAEREVLATVGAALRMGADEVARLLSAVRAP; this is encoded by the coding sequence GTGCTGCCAGTTCGGGGTGGGGACGGCCGGAAACTGACCGTATGGGGCATCCGTACCACCTGGAGCACCGTGGCCGACGGGGAGTTCTTCTGCCCCGGCTGCGGCGGTGACCGCAACTACCGCAGGCGCACCGGCCGACGCCGCTTCGCGGTCCTCGGCGTGCCGCTGCTGCCGCGCGGATCCGCCGGGCCGGTGGTCGAGTGCCAGGCCTGCAAGGAGCGCTTCGGCACCGACGTGCTGGACCACCTGACCACCACCCGCTTCTCGGCGATGCTGCGCGACGCCGTGCACACCGTGACGCTGGCCGTCCTCGCCGCCGGCGGGACCACCTCGCGCAGCGCCCTGGAGGCGGCCGTGGCGGCCGTACGGGGCGCCGGGTTCCAGGACTGCACGCAGGAGCAGCTGGAGGCCGTGGTGGACGCCCTGGCGACCGACGAGGGGCGGCTGGGGCTGTACGACGGCCCGGAGTGCTGCGGGGCCGCGCTCTCGATAGAGCTCCACGAGGCGCTGGAACCCCTCGCGCCGCACCTGGCCGGACCGGGTCGGGCGTCGCTCCTGCTCCAGGGCGCCCGGATCGCCCTCGCCGACGGGCCGTACATCCCGGCCGAGCGGGAGGTGCTGGCCACCGTGGGCGCGGCGCTGCGGATGGGAGCGGACGAGGTCGCCCGGCTGCTGTCGGCGGTCCGCGCCCCGTAG
- a CDS encoding isoprenyl transferase, which produces MARRGILGRSRREYKVPEPHPSGERPPKIPGELVPNHVAVVMDGNGRWAKERGLPRTEGHKVGEGVVLDVLKGCLEMGVKNLSLYAFSTENWKRSPDEVRFLMNFNRDVIRRRRDEMNELGIRIRWVGRMPKMWKSVVQELQIAQEQTVGNDAMTLYFCVNYGGRAEIADAAQAIARDVAAGKLDPSKVNEKTFAKYIYYPDMPDVDLFLRPSGEQRTSNYLIWQSAYAEMVFQDVLWPDFDRRDLWRACLEYAQRDRRFGGAVPNQPEPGASR; this is translated from the coding sequence ATGGCACGACGCGGGATTCTGGGACGCTCTCGCCGGGAGTACAAGGTTCCCGAGCCGCACCCGTCCGGTGAGCGCCCGCCGAAGATCCCCGGCGAGCTCGTCCCGAACCACGTCGCGGTCGTCATGGACGGCAACGGCCGCTGGGCCAAGGAGCGCGGGCTGCCGCGCACCGAGGGCCACAAGGTGGGCGAGGGCGTCGTGCTCGACGTGCTCAAGGGCTGCCTGGAGATGGGCGTCAAGAACCTGTCCCTGTACGCCTTCTCGACGGAGAACTGGAAGCGCTCGCCCGACGAGGTCCGCTTCCTGATGAACTTCAACCGGGACGTCATCCGGCGCCGCCGGGACGAGATGAACGAGCTGGGCATCCGCATCCGCTGGGTCGGCCGGATGCCGAAGATGTGGAAGTCGGTCGTCCAGGAGCTCCAGATCGCGCAGGAGCAGACCGTCGGCAACGACGCGATGACCCTGTACTTCTGCGTCAACTACGGCGGCCGCGCCGAGATCGCGGACGCGGCGCAGGCGATCGCCCGGGACGTGGCCGCCGGCAAGCTGGACCCGTCGAAGGTCAACGAGAAGACCTTCGCGAAGTACATCTACTACCCGGACATGCCGGACGTGGACCTGTTCCTGCGGCCGAGCGGCGAGCAGCGCACGTCCAACTACCTGATCTGGCAGAGCGCGTACGCCGAGATGGTCTTCCAGGACGTCCTGTGGCCGGACTTCGACCGCCGCGACCTGTGGCGCGCCTGCCTGGAGTACGCCCAGCGCGACCGCCGCTTCGGCGGCGCGGTCCCCAACCAGCCGGAGCCGGGCGCGTCCCGCTGA
- a CDS encoding Fur family transcriptional regulator, protein MGRGRYEEEPVATAPGETAPVRGRSTRQRAAVAAALDEVDEFRSAQELHDMLKHRGDSVGLTTVYRTLQSLADAGEVDVLRTSDGESVYRRCSTGEHHHHLVCRKCGKAVEVEGPAVEKWAEAIAAEHGYVNVAHTVEIFGTCADCAAGAS, encoded by the coding sequence ATGGGGCGAGGCCGATACGAGGAGGAACCGGTGGCGACTGCGCCTGGCGAGACCGCGCCAGTACGAGGACGATCCACCCGGCAGCGCGCCGCCGTGGCCGCGGCGCTGGACGAGGTGGACGAGTTCCGCAGTGCCCAGGAGCTGCACGACATGCTCAAGCACCGCGGCGACTCCGTGGGCCTGACCACGGTCTACCGCACCCTCCAGTCCCTCGCCGACGCCGGCGAGGTGGACGTGCTGCGCACCAGCGACGGCGAATCCGTCTACCGGCGCTGCTCCACCGGCGAACACCACCACCACCTCGTGTGCCGCAAGTGCGGCAAGGCCGTCGAGGTCGAGGGCCCGGCGGTGGAGAAGTGGGCGGAGGCGATCGCGGCCGAGCACGGCTACGTGAACGTCGCCCACACGGTGGAGATCTTCGGGACCTGCGCGGACTGCGCCGCCGGCGCTTCCTGA
- a CDS encoding metal ABC transporter permease: MDLLHYPFMVRALIAAALVGITAPAIGTYLVQRRQAVMGDGLGHVAMTGVALGFLLNTSPVWMATLVAVLGAVVMEMIRSRGRTSGDVALAMLFYGGLAGGVMIINMAPGGSTTNLLSAMFGSITTVSTQDVTAVVILAAFVIAVTIGLRRQLFAVCQDEEFARVTGLPVRALNLLIAVTAAITVTVAMRIVGLLLVSAMMVIPVAAAQRLTRGFAATLGLAIAISLTVSLTGTAATYYIDVPSGATIVLLAIGVFMVMTALSTPLARRRAKAARVAEEVCTRDDVKV; this comes from the coding sequence ATGGACCTCCTCCACTACCCCTTCATGGTGCGGGCCCTGATCGCCGCCGCCCTGGTCGGCATCACCGCCCCCGCGATCGGCACCTACCTCGTCCAGCGCCGCCAGGCCGTCATGGGGGACGGCCTCGGCCACGTCGCCATGACCGGTGTCGCCCTCGGCTTCCTGCTCAACACCAGCCCGGTGTGGATGGCGACGCTCGTCGCCGTCCTCGGTGCCGTCGTCATGGAGATGATCCGCTCCCGCGGCAGGACCAGCGGCGACGTCGCGCTCGCGATGCTCTTCTACGGCGGCCTCGCAGGCGGCGTCATGATCATCAACATGGCTCCCGGCGGCTCCACCACCAACCTGCTCAGCGCCATGTTCGGGTCGATCACCACCGTCTCGACCCAGGACGTGACCGCCGTCGTGATCCTGGCCGCGTTCGTCATCGCGGTGACCATCGGCCTGCGCCGGCAGCTCTTCGCCGTCTGCCAGGACGAGGAGTTCGCCCGCGTCACCGGCCTGCCGGTGCGCGCGCTGAACCTGCTGATCGCGGTCACCGCCGCGATCACCGTGACCGTCGCCATGCGCATCGTCGGCCTGCTGCTGGTCAGCGCAATGATGGTGATCCCGGTCGCCGCCGCGCAGCGCCTGACGCGCGGTTTCGCGGCCACGCTGGGCCTGGCCATCGCGATCAGCCTGACGGTGTCCCTGACCGGGACGGCGGCCACGTACTACATCGACGTGCCCTCGGGCGCCACGATCGTGCTGCTCGCCATCGGTGTCTTCATGGTCATGACGGCCCTGTCCACCCCGCTGGCGCGGCGCCGGGCCAAGGCGGCCCGGGTGGCCGAAGAGGTCTGCACACGCGACGACGTAAAGGTTTGA
- a CDS encoding metal ABC transporter ATP-binding protein, protein MESGTAASAAEQPVISLRGATASLGSRPVLRGVDLTVRRGEVVALLGANGSGKSTAVRAVVGQVPLSDGTLSLFGTDFKRFRQWSRIGYVPQRTTAASGVPATVREVVSAGRLARSRFGVLRKTDRIAVERALDLVDMNAHADASVNALSGGQHQRVLIARALAVEPELLIMDEPMAGVDLANQEVLAKAVRRQVAAGTTVLLVLHELGPLEPLIDRAVVLRDGCVVHDGPPPQAVGQHALPGHDHVHPHAAHDAEPLRTGLLS, encoded by the coding sequence ATGGAATCCGGTACGGCCGCATCGGCGGCCGAGCAGCCCGTCATATCCCTGCGCGGGGCCACCGCCTCGCTCGGCTCGCGCCCCGTGCTGCGCGGGGTCGACCTCACCGTCCGCCGCGGCGAGGTCGTCGCGCTCCTCGGCGCCAACGGCTCGGGCAAGTCCACCGCCGTCCGCGCCGTGGTCGGCCAGGTCCCGCTGAGCGACGGCACGCTGTCCCTCTTCGGCACCGACTTCAAGCGCTTCCGGCAGTGGTCGCGGATCGGCTACGTCCCCCAGCGCACCACCGCCGCCAGCGGCGTCCCCGCCACCGTCCGGGAGGTCGTCTCCGCCGGCCGGCTGGCCCGCTCCCGCTTCGGCGTCCTGCGCAAGACCGACCGGATCGCCGTCGAGCGCGCGCTGGACCTCGTGGACATGAACGCGCACGCCGACGCCTCCGTCAACGCCCTCTCCGGCGGGCAGCACCAGCGCGTGCTCATCGCCCGGGCGCTCGCCGTCGAGCCCGAACTCCTGATCATGGACGAACCCATGGCCGGCGTCGACCTGGCCAACCAGGAGGTCCTGGCCAAGGCCGTACGGCGCCAGGTGGCCGCCGGTACGACCGTCCTGCTCGTCCTGCACGAGCTGGGCCCCCTGGAGCCGCTGATCGACCGGGCCGTCGTCCTGCGCGACGGCTGCGTCGTGCACGACGGCCCGCCCCCGCAGGCCGTCGGCCAGCACGCCCTGCCCGGCCACGACCACGTACACCCCCACGCGGCGCACGACGCCGAGCCCCTGCGGACGGGACTGCTGAGCTGA